The Litchfieldia alkalitelluris genome has a window encoding:
- a CDS encoding DUF2639 domain-containing protein yields the protein MHYGSKGWYVEKLKEAGVRTYEGRKVEKYKKHVLASLLEKTK from the coding sequence ATGCATTATGGAAGCAAAGGCTGGTATGTTGAAAAGCTTAAAGAAGCTGGCGTACGCACCTATGAAGGACGTAAAGTTGAGAAGTACAAAAAGCACGTTCTTGCAAGTCTATTAGAAAAAACTAAATAA